The sequence AAGCAGCTGAATCTCATGTCGGCGAAGAATCTGGGCGTGCAACAAGAGACTATTGACGTAGTTAATGTAAATTCTTCGGAAGTAGTTGTGGAGAATTCCGAAGTTCTTTCAGAAACAAACGAAGGAACTAAGGTCGAATACCTGGTTCGGTTTACAAGAGATATTGCAGAGCTCTCTGATGCCGAAGATTGGAGCGAACTCATCCCCTATGAGCTAACGATCGACGCCACAGGAACGATCAGGGACATCGTGGCGAAAGATGATGAGTATCTGACAACTGAGGCTACGATGCAATCCCTAACCTCCGAAGAGGAAGAAATCGAAGTCGACCCCACTGTTCCTGGCAGCGAAAACGACAGTGGTACCTCGGTCTCACCCCTCCCACCGAACGTCGGAGAAATGGCGGTCGCGAAACTTAGCGCTTCGAACAAGAAAAAGGTTGTAAACTACGCAACCAAATGGGCGAAATCATACAACCCTGCCTACAGGAAGTACGGTAATGACTGCACAAATTTTGTTTCTCAAGCTTTGTACGCAGGTGGCTGGAAACACGTTAATGGTTACTACAAAAGTGATGCTAAATGGTACGGAAATAGCTCCTTTACCAGCTGGACTTGGAGCGGTGCAGAGAATTTTTACAGGTTTGCGCGAAATGAATCAAAGCGAGCTTCACGTCTCGGTAGCGTATACAGTCTCGTACCTGGGGACGTTCTTCAGTACAAGTCAGCCGGTCAAAAGAACATGTCTCATACCATGGTGACAACTAAGAAAATCAATGGCGTACCGTACCTTTCGTACCACACCAACAACACTTTGAATAAACCCTTCACTCAAATGAAATCTCTCAAAGTAACTTGGTTCGCGCATAGGATCTAGTTATACCTCCCGTTCAAACAGTGAAGGCTTCTAGTGAATCTACAAAACTTACCTAGGCTTGCCGCAACATTATTAGTTCTGCCGCTGGTCTTCGCTGTTGTTGGTTGCTCAGCCAACGATGAGCTAACTTGTGACGGTGGAAGACCTGTTGACGATCCTCAAACAGCAGTGCGCGGCCTCCTTGAAGCTGCTGAAACTACCGATTACGACAAGGCATGTTCAGTAATCAGCCTAAAGTTGACCAACGAAGCCATGAACGGACCGTTGACTGCTCTGAAGCACGAAATGGACTCGAAGGAGGTCACTTCGTCAAACTTTAAAATGATCGAGTACGATCGTGGAGGTTCAGCGCACTTCTACAACATATACGCCGAACAGCCTGATACTCCCATCGAAATGACCATAGTCGAGATTGGTAAGGGGTACAGAATAGCTTTCGGCGAGGAACCATAAACCGCGCCATCCAACGGCCTCTTCAGCGATGAGGACGTAGCTTTGAATGGAATTCGGAGTTACGTCCTCAATTCTGTTTAAGGAGCCAGCAATGCCACGGATAGCCCCTTCGAAGCTACTCCAGAACTTTCGTCAGACCTTAAAAATCCGTGGTTTTGACGGCCACTTACTACCCATCTCGACTCA comes from Glutamicibacter arilaitensis Re117 and encodes:
- a CDS encoding amidase domain-containing protein, giving the protein MAAVASSALLVSSLHVANAASAPEPAIEAPQGKSNSLDVGTVKDIGGFLEDQLQAVEDVTWEEKATTKKFSDRHFPELMSRSAKQLNLMSAKNLGVQQETIDVVNVNSSEVVVENSEVLSETNEGTKVEYLVRFTRDIAELSDAEDWSELIPYELTIDATGTIRDIVAKDDEYLTTEATMQSLTSEEEEIEVDPTVPGSENDSGTSVSPLPPNVGEMAVAKLSASNKKKVVNYATKWAKSYNPAYRKYGNDCTNFVSQALYAGGWKHVNGYYKSDAKWYGNSSFTSWTWSGAENFYRFARNESKRASRLGSVYSLVPGDVLQYKSAGQKNMSHTMVTTKKINGVPYLSYHTNNTLNKPFTQMKSLKVTWFAHRI